The Solanum pennellii chromosome 11, SPENNV200 sequence GGATTATAAGCGGAGCTAGGATTTTGAGTTGATGAAATTTGGATTATAAGCGGAGTTAGGATTTTGAATTGATGGATTCTGGATTATAGGTGGAGCTAGGATTTTGGATTATAGGCGGAGCTAGGATTTTGAGTTGATGGAATTTGGATTATAGGCGGAGCTAGGATTTTGAGTTGATGGATTATGGATTATAGGGTGGGCTAAGATTTTGAGTTGATGGATTCTGGATCATAAGCGGAGCTAGGATTTTGGATTATAGGCGGAGCTAGGATTTTGAGTTGATGGATTCTGGATTATAGGGTGAGCTAGAATTTTGAGTTGATGGATTCTGGATCATAGGCTGAGCTAAATTAGTTTTTAAACCAACCGATCATAGGTCTGAGCTAGTAGTTCTCAAAACTCTACCACTACTACGTTGTTCTGTTTTCATTTGCAATGTTGATGAATCGAAGATAACCCCTTGTAATTCTCTGTATGTCGTTCGGTTAACCTGATGCGCCAATGGTTCATGCGTTAAACTTTTTGTGCAAATTGCAATGGTTTTTCCACGTTTGACGTGAGGGTGCAGTCTTTATCAGGACTTACATGGCACATAATCCGCCCTTcaaactttctttcttttcaaaaagttgaaatttCCTCTGATCTCCTAAACATAGTTCAAATGCATTACATTATATTCCGATATAGTGCCTTTCAATTTATTACATTGATTACTTGAGGAAATGGAGAAAGCGGATCGCTCACATTATATTTGAAATGTTAAGGTGTGGACTTCAAAATCAGGATGCTAACGGTTGGTAGCAAGAGGTTGAAATTAACAATTTGGGACACAGGTAATAAACATGATTTTGACGTTACGCTATTTTATATTGGAAATTATATCACTTAGTCGtgctgaaaataaaattaaagtacaAAATTCAGAGTAAAAGCAGTATTGGCAGGTGTGTGCCTTCTACCGAAAAAATGCACCGACAGAAATATCATGTCTCTCAACTTATACTTCTTAAAAGTCGTCAATTTCTCCTTTTATGCAATCTCAAGTAAGGCTTTTGAGTATCCGTTATCTCTGTGCAGCTGGACAAGAGAGGTTTGGAGCATTAACAAGTTCATATTATCGAGGGGCTCACGGAATAATTCTAGGTAAGACATGAGAGATAATTGCTCTTGCTTTCTGAATTAGTTTATGATTGTTCGATATGTGGCTTAATTTGTGTCATTGCTGCGGAACTGAACTGCTAGTTGCTATTTTTAACGTTGACTAATATTGATCTTTTCTAATTTTAGTGTATGATGTAACAAGACGAGAGACCTTTACAAACTTATCAGAAACTTGGGCGAAGGATATAAAGTCTTACTCCACAAATCCCGAGTGTATCAAGATGCTAGTTGGGAACAAAGTCGATAGGGTGAGTGTAGCTTATCCAAAACTATTACTAAAGCCATTTTGATTGTCTTATAATTTCCGTCCCATCAATCATGCTCAAGAATTCTCATCTTTAACACATATGCACGAAAAAACTCAAGCTCAATTACGGTGAATTTGCTCATTTTACCGACACATCTTGTTTCCAGGATAGTGAAAGAGCTGTAACTAGAGAAGAAGGCCTGGCATTTGCGAAGGAGCACAATTGTTTATTTCTCGAATGTAGTGCGAGGACAAGAGAAAACGTGCAACTATGTTTCAAAGATCTCACACTGAAGGTACTCCTCAAAGACCCTTTTGCTCCGCTATTGTTTAAGCTATAGTCGATCGTAGTTTCTTGTATCCACGTATATTGATGTTTGATTTATCAGTTAGTTTTTCATGTGTGTTAGCCCATGGATATTTGGCGATACAACTTTTAGTCAgttgttttgaaaaaactttatgagaCCCTCTGTAATGAGTTGGGGTCACAGTACATAATGAAATgtatcattcaattcatatttcGTTTGTTGTTTCACATATCAACTTTTCTTCAACTCCGCAAGCTAGTTTGTTGCGGTGTATGATTCCGTTACACTTGATGTTTTGCTAAACTGCTCAAATTCCCTTAAACAGATACTGGATGTACCAAGTCTAGTGGAGAAAGGTTCCGCCGTGGTGAAAAAACAAATCTCGAAACAGAAAGAAGTGCACAAGTCTCAACGTAACGGAAACTGTTGCTCCTAGTTGAAATACTTGCTACACTATACTGCAACTGTACTGAGGAGATCTCGTAAATGAGCAATGCTCGTTACGAAGATGTGCAGTCAAACAACGACAGGTTCGTCGTTGAAGGTGCTGTTCTTTTTTCTTCGCTGGCCGTAGCTAGATTTTGTTCGTGTATGTATATGTaaaggtttatttttttttgttcatttgtgAAATCTTTACAAGAATGGTGTCATAATCGCCCCGTCTACATCTCACGGGGAGATGTAGAAGGTGGAAGCGGAAGTTCCTACATAAGTTGTCGGATCCTCAAAAGGAAAATGTAGAAGTTTTGTAACAAAATGATTTTGCTGTCTTATAGAAAGTTGTTCAATATCAATATTTCTTGGAGAGGGGTGTGACCAAAACAATTTTTGGATTATACAGAGTTGTTAGCTCAAGGGAAAATAGATTGTAGCaatagaagttttttttttttttttttcatatattgctCTATTTTATCGATAAAAAATTTTAGACTATAGTTTAATGTTTACAATAACTTATAAACTTTGTAGATCTGAAAGATTTTCAATTGTTCAAAAGAGTTGGTTTAGACTACGGCCTAAAGAttcataaattaagaaaaaattaatagtatCGCTTTTttcgcaaaaaaaaaagagtaaaagtaGGGAGGCaaactttttttaaatctatttctAATTCctaaatatacattttattgtagtataatttttttaaaaaaattaccacTTAGAGAAGTTGCATAAATTCCTTCTGCGATATGTTTCTTTATCTTATCTATACATCTTTATCTCTTTTCGGACATGTTTTGAATTCTTTtcgaatatatttttttcttttggatataTTACTGTTTCCTCTCGATACATCTTCTCTCGAATACATACACCTGTGAGCTATGTATTTGCACGTTTTTTGGTgctttaatttgaattttttttttataatttagaaaagaatATGTTGTAATTAATTTggaatattataatttttttcattttatatattttatatattgtgACGTGGGGGAGACGATTACTAGAAAGAGAATTACAGTGAGAGTTGTTTTGGATGTATAATAACATTTATAATTTACTAGTCTGTCTttctcttaaaatatttttaaattaaataatctcttgaggaaataaaaatattcacaaaAGTTAATATCTTATCGATAACACATAAGTTAAATTAACCTTATTTAAAgctctttttaattaaaataattagcaGGCTACAGCAAATGTACAGTTGTTATTTTCTTAGACAAAAACAATgctatgaaaaaaagaaaaaaatctataagaatctaattttcatattttgccTAATTTCTTATCTAACACATAGCttataacttcattaatcatcaTTATAGTGAGATTAATAAGTTATTAAGGAGAGAATTAATGAGGGAATTACCAATATGGCTAGttattttattggttttattttattttatttcaatgcaagttattattattaatggaGAAGAAATATTTCTTGAGTGGCATGTTGATGAAGATTATAATATCAAACCAGTATCTGTGGATCAACCAGTATGATCTCAAAAatcttccaatttttttttagagttgTTTTCTATCGGAGCgtatttagaatttaaatttatggatTCTGAATTAAGAATCGGTGAAAAATTATAGTTTGTGTTTTAGAATATGGTCTCAAGTGCTAGTATATTATTCTGAATTTAAAAGCGGAGTTCTAGTAATTGAGATCATGAATTTAACTTTTGTATATATGATTCGCGAAATTTTTGATACGTATACTATCTTAAATCACAGTTATTAAGTCTGATCGAACTCGTTAATAATTTTAAGAGTAACTTACTTCAAGTGCAAGGTATTGAAGTTATCAATTAACTTTAGTACtacatattttcttttgatttatgcTCAAAGTATATATAGATAtgccaaaaaataataaaaatcatatatatagttAATACTCATTCAGAACTCACTATATATTTACAAggtattataattttaatttttttttcaggtGATAACTATCAATGGCAAATTTCCTGGACCTCTATTGAATGCAACCACCAATGATAATATTCATGTCAATGTGTTCAATAATATGGACAAATATCCTGTCCTTATTACATGGTAAATTCTAAGAATACTTTTAATGATGTAACAATTAATTAACGATAATATATAATTGTcgttaaatatattattttagaggcaattaatattttttgtaagtgTCCCCAAAGCCAGGGGCAGAGCTACCTTGTATGAAGGGGATTCATCCGAACCCCATTCAACGGAAAATTATTACAtgattaaaataagtttatatgtatatatagtagatgtcgaatCCCCTTCGGCTATCTATTTCTACACATTTTGAACCtccttattgaaaattctggCTCCGCCTCTGCGGTCAAAACCTATAGTGACATTAGATTCAACGACAATTAACTGATATCGATAAAAGCTTTAGCGTTCTCTGTTAATACACATATTTATtgcttttaaaaattatttttgttgtaacaTAAGATCACTTCGCCCTGCATCTCCTCTCTCTACCCCAAATTCACCCCGATCTCTCCATCCCCTCCCCGTCCCGTTCCACCCCATCAACTCCACTTCCATATCATAGTGTTCGCTTAAATTATGTAAAGATACTTTTACAACACATTTTTTtcgtgaaaaatattttttttcgtaCCCGATACACCCTATATAACAAGGCAAGTTTTTCTTTATTGGGCCTTATAGGAATGGGATCCAACAAAGGCATAACTCATGGCAAGATGGAGTTTCGGGTACCAATTGTGCGATCCGGCCCAATACTAATTGGACTTATGAGTTTCAATTAAAAGACCAAATTGGAAGTTTCTTCTATTTCCCAACCTTACATTTCGAAAAGGCCGGTGGAGCATTCGGCCCAATTCGAATTAACAATCGGGTCAGGATCCAACCCCCATTCGCGGAGCCCGAAGGGGATTTCGATCTTCTCGTCGGTGATTGGTATGACAATAGCTTCAAGGTGATAATCGTATCCATATGTTTCATTTCTTAAGTTTGTATTGTTACTGCATATTTGACGATAATATAATTCTACGAATATTCagatataacatattttttaagatGAAGATATCTAAAACACACATTTTAATAGGTTGAAGGTTAATTATGATAAAGTCATATAATATACATCCCTATAATTTATCTTGTACTGATTTCATGCTTCATCTTCTAATaaaaagttaataaattttcacctttaatttttttccttgcatcttaaaaaatttcctttaattaaattattttaaatttgtaaaaaaaaaaaaattaataggtTATTGGAGACAAGTTGGCACATGAAGGCTACAATAAAACTCCAAATATGATG is a genomic window containing:
- the LOC107003493 gene encoding ras-related protein RABC2a-like — its product is MMGSRKNQSVGFSNSYDYSFKILLVGDSGVGKSSLLLTFISHHLFQDLSPTVGVDFKIRMLTVGSKRLKLTIWDTAGQERFGALTSSYYRGAHGIILVYDVTRRETFTNLSETWAKDIKSYSTNPECIKMLVGNKVDRDSERAVTREEGLAFAKEHNCLFLECSARTRENVQLCFKDLTLKILDVPSLVEKGSAVVKKQISKQKEVHKSQRNGNCCS